In Pseudomonas sp. MM213, a genomic segment contains:
- the rplD gene encoding 50S ribosomal protein L4, which produces MQLNVNDAQAIEVSELTFGGEFNETLVHQAVVAYMAGGRQGSKQQKTRSDVRGGGKRPWRQKGTGRARAGTIRSPIWRGGGTTFAARPQDHSQKLNKKMYRAAMRSILAELVRTDRLVVVQDFAVETPKTKDLLGKLNNMSLTDVLIVSDAVDQNLYLAARNLPHVDVRDVQGSDPVSLIAYDKVLITVSAVKKFEELLG; this is translated from the coding sequence ATGCAATTAAATGTAAATGACGCTCAAGCGATCGAAGTTTCCGAACTGACATTTGGCGGCGAATTCAACGAGACGCTGGTTCACCAAGCAGTCGTGGCCTACATGGCCGGCGGCCGTCAAGGTAGCAAGCAGCAAAAGACCCGTTCCGACGTTCGTGGTGGCGGTAAGCGCCCATGGCGTCAGAAAGGTACTGGCCGTGCTCGTGCCGGTACTATCCGTAGCCCAATCTGGCGTGGCGGCGGTACCACTTTCGCAGCTCGTCCTCAGGATCACTCCCAGAAGCTGAACAAGAAGATGTATCGCGCAGCAATGCGTTCCATCCTTGCTGAGCTGGTGCGTACTGATCGTCTGGTCGTGGTTCAGGATTTCGCAGTTGAAACTCCGAAAACCAAAGACCTGCTGGGCAAGCTGAACAACATGAGCCTGACCGACGTTCTGATCGTGTCGGACGCTGTTGATCAGAACCTGTACCTGGCTGCTCGCAACCTGCCGCACGTAGATGTACGTGATGTGCAAGGTTCCGATCCAGTTAGTCTGATCGCATACGACAAGGTGTTGATCACCGTGTCGGCCGTGAAGAAATTCGAGGAGCTGCTGGGATGA
- the rpsL gene encoding 30S ribosomal protein S12, whose amino-acid sequence MATINQLVRQPRKRIVEKSDVPALQNCPQRRGVCTRVYTTTPKKPNSALRKVCRVRLTNGFEVSSYIGGEGHNLQEHSVVLIRGGRVKDLPGVRYHTVRGSLDTSGVKGRNQGRSKYGTKKPK is encoded by the coding sequence ATGGCAACTATCAACCAGCTGGTACGTCAGCCGCGTAAGCGTATCGTCGAGAAATCCGACGTGCCTGCGCTGCAGAACTGCCCGCAACGTCGTGGCGTATGCACCCGTGTGTATACCACCACGCCGAAAAAACCTAACTCGGCACTGCGTAAAGTATGCCGTGTGCGTCTGACCAACGGTTTCGAGGTTTCCTCGTACATCGGCGGTGAAGGCCACAACCTGCAAGAGCACAGCGTGGTACTGATCCGCGGCGGTCGTGTAAAAGACTTGCCAGGTGTTCGTTACCACACCGTTCGCGGCTCTTTGGATACTTCCGGCGTTAAAGGTCGTAACCAAGGTCGTTCGAAGTACGGTACCAAGAAGCCTAAGTAG
- the rplC gene encoding 50S ribosomal protein L3 produces MTIGVVGRKCGMTRIFTEEGVSIPVTVIEIEPNRVTQFKTEETDGYRAVQVTVGERRASRVTAAQAGHFAKANVAAGRTVMEFRLEEGEYQAGDLINAEIFAAGQLVDVTGQSKGKGFQGTIKRWNFRGQDNTHGNSVSHRVPGSIGQCQTPGRVFKGKKMSGHMGAERVTVQSLEVVRVDAERNLLLVKGAVPGATGGNLVVRPAAKARG; encoded by the coding sequence ATGACTATTGGTGTAGTCGGTCGTAAATGCGGTATGACCCGTATTTTCACCGAAGAAGGTGTCTCCATTCCGGTCACGGTCATTGAGATCGAGCCGAATCGCGTCACCCAGTTCAAAACTGAAGAGACCGATGGCTATCGTGCAGTGCAAGTCACTGTAGGCGAGCGTCGTGCTTCGCGTGTTACAGCTGCTCAGGCTGGCCACTTCGCTAAAGCGAACGTTGCCGCTGGTCGTACCGTAATGGAATTCCGTCTTGAAGAAGGCGAGTACCAGGCCGGCGATCTGATCAACGCTGAAATCTTCGCCGCTGGTCAACTGGTTGATGTAACCGGTCAGTCCAAAGGTAAAGGCTTCCAGGGTACGATCAAGCGTTGGAACTTCCGCGGGCAAGATAATACCCACGGTAACTCCGTGTCCCACCGCGTTCCAGGCTCTATCGGCCAGTGCCAGACTCCTGGTCGTGTATTCAAGGGCAAAAAAATGTCCGGTCATATGGGCGCTGAGCGCGTGACCGTGCAGTCCCTCGAAGTAGTGCGCGTGGACGCTGAACGCAATCTGTTGTTGGTCAAGGGCGCTGTTCCTGGCGCTACTGGCGGCAACTTGGTTGTACGTCCAGCAGCCAAGGCTCGCGGTTAA
- the rpsC gene encoding 30S ribosomal protein S3 yields the protein MGQKVHPIGIRLGIVKEHTSVWYADGRTYADYLFADLKVREYLQDKLKSASVSRIDIHRPAQTARITIHTARPGIVIGKKGEDVEKLRQDLTKQMGVPVHINIEEIRKPELDGMLVAQSVAQQLERRVMFRRAMKRAVQNAMRIGAKGIKIQVSGRLGGAEIARTEWYREGRVPLHTLRADIDYANYEAHTTYGVIGVKVWIFKGEVIGGRQEELKPQAPAPRKKAAK from the coding sequence ATGGGTCAGAAAGTACATCCCATTGGCATTCGCCTGGGAATCGTCAAGGAGCACACCTCCGTCTGGTACGCAGACGGTCGGACTTATGCGGACTATTTGTTCGCTGATCTGAAGGTGCGTGAGTATCTCCAAGACAAACTAAAAAGCGCGTCCGTAAGCCGTATCGATATCCATCGTCCGGCCCAAACTGCACGTATCACCATCCACACCGCTCGTCCAGGTATCGTTATCGGGAAGAAAGGTGAAGATGTTGAGAAACTGCGTCAGGACCTGACCAAGCAAATGGGTGTGCCTGTGCACATCAATATCGAAGAAATCCGCAAGCCGGAACTCGACGGTATGTTGGTTGCGCAGAGCGTAGCTCAGCAGCTGGAGCGTCGCGTAATGTTCCGTCGCGCTATGAAGCGCGCTGTACAGAACGCCATGCGCATTGGTGCCAAAGGCATCAAAATCCAAGTGAGCGGTCGTCTCGGCGGTGCTGAAATCGCACGTACTGAATGGTATCGCGAAGGTCGTGTGCCACTGCACACCCTGCGTGCCGACATCGACTATGCCAACTACGAAGCTCACACCACTTACGGTGTGATCGGTGTAAAGGTTTGGATCTTCAAAGGCGAAGTAATTGGTGGTCGCCAAGAAGAACTGAAACCACAAGCACCAGCGCCTCGTAAAAAAGCTGCTAAGTAA
- the rplV gene encoding 50S ribosomal protein L22, producing the protein MEVAAKLSGARISAQKARLVADQIRGKKVGEALNLLAFSSKKAAEIMKKVLESAVANAEHNEGADVDDLKVSTVFVNEGRSLKRIMPRAKGRADRIVKRSCHITVKVADK; encoded by the coding sequence ATGGAAGTAGCCGCTAAGTTGTCGGGCGCTCGAATCTCCGCCCAGAAAGCCCGCTTGGTCGCCGACCAGATCCGCGGGAAGAAGGTGGGCGAAGCGCTCAACTTGTTGGCTTTCAGCAGTAAGAAAGCCGCCGAGATCATGAAGAAAGTGCTGGAGTCGGCCGTAGCCAACGCCGAGCATAACGAAGGCGCAGACGTTGATGACCTTAAAGTCAGCACCGTTTTCGTCAACGAAGGGCGTTCGCTGAAGCGAATCATGCCACGTGCCAAAGGCCGTGCTGATCGCATCGTCAAGCGGTCTTGCCATATCACTGTCAAGGTTGCTGACAAGTAA
- the rpsS gene encoding 30S ribosomal protein S19 yields MPRSLKKGPFIDLHLLKKIEVAAEKNDRKPVKTWSRRSMILPQMVGLTIAVHNGRQHVPVLVNEDMVGHKLGEFAGTRTYRGHVADKKAKR; encoded by the coding sequence GTGCCACGTTCTCTGAAAAAAGGTCCTTTTATCGATCTTCACCTACTGAAGAAGATCGAAGTGGCGGCGGAAAAGAACGATCGCAAACCAGTTAAAACCTGGTCGCGCCGTTCGATGATCCTGCCACAAATGGTCGGTCTGACCATCGCAGTACACAACGGTCGTCAACATGTTCCAGTTCTCGTGAACGAAGACATGGTCGGCCACAAACTGGGCGAGTTCGCCGGTACCCGCACTTATCGTGGGCACGTGGCTGACAAGAAAGCCAAGCGTTAA
- the fusA gene encoding elongation factor G, whose protein sequence is MARTTPINRYRNIGIVAHVDAGKTTTTERVLFYTGKSHKMGEVHDGAATTDWMVQEQERGITITSAAITAFWQGSEKQHKDQYRFNVIDTPGHVDFTIEVERSLRVLDGAVVVFCGTSGVEPQSETVWRQANKYGVPRLVYVNKMDRAGANFLRVIGQIKQRLGHTPVPIQLAIGSEDNFQGQIDLMSMEAVYWNDADKGMTPRREPIPAELQELADEWRSNMIEAAAEASEELMNKYLEGEELTNAEIKAALRQRTIAGEIVLAVCGSSFKNKGVPLVLDAVIDYLPAPTDIPAIKGTDPDDETKEMERHADDSEPFSALAFKIATDPFVGTLTFVRVYSGVLASGDGVINSVKGKKERVGRMVQMHANAREEIKEVRAGDIAALIGMKDVTTGETLCNADKPIILVRMDFPEPVISVAVEPKTKDDQEKMGIALGKLAQEDPSFRVKTDEETGQTIISGMGELHLDILVDRMRREFNVEANIGKPQVSYRERITKSCEIEGKFVRQSGGRGQFGHCWIRFAPADEGQEGLQFLNEVVGGVVPKEYIPAIQKGIEEQMKNGVVAGYPLIGLKATVFDGSYHDVDSNEMAFKVAASMATKQLAQKGGGELLEPIMAVEVVTPEDYMGDVMGDLNRRRGMILGMEDTVSGKVIRAEVPLGEMFGYATDVRSMSQGRASYSMEFKKYNTAPSHIVETVTKKQG, encoded by the coding sequence ATGGCTCGTACTACACCGATTAATCGCTACCGTAACATTGGTATCGTTGCTCACGTGGATGCTGGTAAAACCACCACCACCGAGCGCGTCCTTTTTTACACTGGCAAAAGTCACAAAATGGGCGAGGTGCATGACGGCGCCGCGACCACAGACTGGATGGTGCAGGAGCAGGAGCGTGGTATTACCATTACTTCTGCTGCTATTACCGCCTTCTGGCAGGGTTCCGAGAAGCAGCACAAAGATCAGTATCGCTTCAACGTCATCGACACCCCGGGCCACGTTGACTTCACTATTGAAGTTGAACGTTCCCTGCGTGTTCTCGACGGCGCGGTCGTTGTGTTCTGCGGTACCTCGGGTGTTGAGCCTCAGTCGGAAACCGTATGGCGTCAGGCCAACAAGTACGGCGTTCCACGTCTTGTTTACGTAAACAAGATGGACCGTGCTGGTGCAAACTTCCTGCGCGTGATCGGTCAGATCAAGCAGCGTCTGGGTCACACTCCGGTGCCAATCCAGTTGGCTATCGGTTCCGAAGACAACTTCCAGGGTCAGATCGATCTGATGTCCATGGAAGCTGTTTACTGGAATGACGCTGACAAAGGCATGACTCCACGTCGCGAGCCTATCCCTGCTGAATTGCAGGAATTGGCTGACGAGTGGCGCAGCAACATGATTGAAGCTGCGGCAGAAGCCAGCGAAGAGCTGATGAACAAGTACCTCGAAGGTGAAGAACTCACCAACGCGGAAATCAAGGCCGCTCTGCGTCAGCGTACTATTGCTGGCGAGATCGTTCTGGCTGTTTGCGGTTCTTCCTTCAAGAACAAGGGCGTTCCCCTGGTTCTCGACGCCGTTATCGACTACCTGCCTGCTCCTACCGACATTCCTGCCATCAAGGGTACTGACCCGGATGACGAGACCAAGGAAATGGAGCGTCACGCAGACGACAGCGAGCCGTTCTCGGCTCTGGCGTTCAAGATCGCTACCGACCCATTCGTGGGTACTTTGACCTTTGTTCGAGTTTACTCGGGCGTGTTGGCCTCCGGCGACGGCGTGATCAACTCGGTTAAAGGCAAGAAAGAGCGTGTGGGTCGTATGGTGCAAATGCACGCAAACGCCCGCGAAGAGATCAAGGAAGTTCGCGCTGGTGACATCGCGGCCTTGATCGGCATGAAGGACGTCACCACTGGTGAGACTTTGTGCAACGCTGACAAGCCAATCATCCTGGTTCGCATGGACTTCCCGGAGCCGGTTATTTCGGTTGCCGTAGAGCCTAAGACCAAGGATGACCAGGAAAAAATGGGTATCGCTCTGGGCAAACTTGCTCAGGAAGACCCGTCTTTCCGCGTCAAGACTGATGAAGAGACTGGTCAAACGATCATCTCCGGCATGGGCGAGTTGCACCTGGACATCCTGGTTGACCGGATGCGCCGTGAGTTCAACGTCGAAGCCAACATCGGTAAGCCTCAAGTTTCGTACCGTGAGCGCATCACGAAGAGCTGCGAAATCGAAGGCAAGTTCGTTCGTCAGTCCGGCGGTCGTGGCCAGTTCGGTCATTGCTGGATTCGCTTTGCTCCTGCTGACGAAGGTCAGGAAGGTCTGCAATTCCTGAACGAAGTAGTGGGTGGTGTGGTTCCTAAGGAATACATCCCGGCTATCCAGAAGGGTATCGAAGAGCAGATGAAGAACGGCGTTGTTGCCGGCTATCCGCTGATCGGCCTGAAGGCTACCGTGTTTGATGGTTCCTACCATGACGTCGACTCGAACGAGATGGCGTTTAAGGTGGCTGCTTCCATGGCGACCAAGCAACTGGCCCAGAAGGGCGGTGGTGAGTTGCTTGAGCCGATCATGGCTGTAGAGGTTGTTACACCTGAAGACTATATGGGTGACGTGATGGGCGACCTTAACCGTCGTCGCGGCATGATCCTGGGTATGGAAGATACGGTTTCCGGTAAAGTAATTCGTGCCGAGGTTCCGTTGGGCGAGATGTTCGGTTATGCGACCGACGTTCGTTCCATGTCCCAAGGTCGCGCAAGCTACTCTATGGAATTCAAAAAATACAATACAGCTCCGTCGCACATCGTCGAAACTGTAACCAAAAAACAAGGCTGA
- the rplP gene encoding 50S ribosomal protein L16: MLQPKRTKFRKQMTGHNRGLALRGSKVSFGEFALKSVARGRLTARQIESARRALTRHVKRGGKIWIRVFPDKPISKKPLEVRMGKGKGSVEYWVAQIQPGKVLYEIEGVSEELAREAFALAAAKLPLATAFVKRTVM; this comes from the coding sequence ATGTTGCAACCAAAGCGTACGAAGTTCCGCAAGCAGATGACTGGTCACAACCGTGGCCTGGCATTGCGCGGTAGCAAAGTCAGCTTCGGCGAGTTCGCGCTGAAGTCTGTAGCTCGTGGTCGTCTCACCGCTCGTCAGATCGAGTCAGCGCGTCGTGCACTGACCCGTCACGTTAAACGTGGCGGCAAGATCTGGATCCGTGTGTTCCCGGACAAGCCTATTTCCAAGAAGCCACTCGAAGTTCGGATGGGTAAAGGTAAAGGTAGCGTGGAATACTGGGTTGCCCAGATTCAGCCAGGCAAAGTCCTGTATGAAATCGAGGGTGTTTCTGAAGAGCTGGCGCGTGAGGCATTTGCCCTGGCTGCTGCAAAGCTGCCGCTCGCCACTGCCTTCGTTAAACGGACGGTGATGTGA
- the rplW gene encoding 50S ribosomal protein L23 has product MNQERVFKVLLGPHVSEKATVLADKKGQFVFKVATDATKLEIKKAVESLFSVKVERVTTLNVLGKSKRTARGLGKRNDWKKAVISLQPGQDLDFSSSAE; this is encoded by the coding sequence ATGAACCAGGAACGCGTATTTAAAGTTCTGCTTGGCCCGCACGTTTCCGAGAAGGCTACGGTTCTGGCAGACAAGAAAGGTCAGTTCGTTTTCAAGGTTGCTACTGATGCAACCAAGCTGGAAATCAAGAAGGCCGTCGAAAGCCTGTTCAGCGTGAAAGTAGAGCGTGTTACTACCCTGAATGTTCTGGGTAAGAGCAAGCGTACTGCTCGCGGTCTGGGCAAGCGTAATGACTGGAAGAAGGCAGTTATCTCCCTTCAGCCAGGCCAAGATCTCGATTTCAGCAGCAGTGCTGAGTAA
- the rpsG gene encoding 30S ribosomal protein S7: MPRRRVAAKREVLDDPKYGSQILAKFMNHVMESGKKAVAERIVYGALEKVKERKNSDPLEIFEKALDAIAPLVEVKSRRVGGATYQVPVEVRPSRRNALAMRWLVDFARKRGEKSMALRLAGELLDAAEGKGAAVKKREDVHRMAEANKAFSHYRF; this comes from the coding sequence ATGCCAAGAAGACGCGTAGCAGCCAAGCGCGAAGTGCTTGACGATCCAAAATACGGAAGCCAAATCCTGGCCAAGTTCATGAACCACGTGATGGAAAGCGGCAAGAAAGCCGTTGCCGAGCGTATCGTTTATGGCGCGCTGGAGAAGGTTAAAGAACGCAAGAACAGCGACCCCCTGGAAATCTTCGAGAAAGCTCTCGACGCCATCGCTCCGCTGGTCGAAGTAAAGTCGCGCCGTGTAGGCGGTGCTACTTACCAGGTTCCGGTCGAAGTTCGTCCGTCCCGTCGTAACGCTCTGGCAATGCGCTGGTTGGTAGACTTCGCCCGTAAGCGCGGCGAGAAGTCTATGGCTCTGCGTTTGGCTGGCGAACTGTTGGACGCTGCTGAAGGCAAAGGTGCTGCAGTTAAGAAGCGTGAAGACGTGCACCGTATGGCTGAAGCCAACAAGGCTTTCTCGCACTACCGCTTCTAA
- the tuf gene encoding elongation factor Tu, which translates to MAKEKFDRSLPHVNVGTIGHVDHGKTTLTAALTRVCSEVFGSARVDFDKIDSAPEEKARGITINTAHVEYNSLIRHYAHVDCPGHADYVKNMITGAAQMDGAILVCSAADGPMPQTREHILLSRQVGVPYIVVFLNKADLVDDAELLELVEMEVRDLLSTYDFPGDDTPIIIGSARMALEGNDENEMGTTAVRKLVETLDSYIPEPVRLTDKPFLMPIEDVFSISGRGTVVTGRIERGIVRVQDPLEIVGLRDTTVTTCTGVEMFRKLLDEGRAGENCGVLLRGTKRDDVERGQVLVKPGSVKPHTKFTAEVYVLSKEEGGRHTPFFKGYRPQFYFRTTDVTGNCELPEGVEMVMPGDNIQMTVTLIKTIAMEDGLRFAIREGGRTVGAGVVAKIIE; encoded by the coding sequence GTGGCTAAAGAAAAATTTGATCGTTCCCTTCCGCACGTCAACGTTGGCACCATCGGTCACGTTGACCACGGTAAAACCACTCTGACTGCTGCTCTGACTCGCGTCTGCTCCGAAGTTTTCGGTTCGGCTCGTGTTGACTTCGACAAGATCGACAGCGCACCAGAAGAGAAAGCTCGTGGTATCACCATCAACACCGCGCACGTTGAATACAACTCGCTGATCCGTCACTACGCTCACGTTGACTGCCCAGGTCACGCTGACTATGTGAAGAACATGATCACCGGTGCTGCTCAGATGGACGGCGCTATCCTGGTTTGCTCGGCCGCTGATGGTCCGATGCCACAAACCCGTGAGCACATCCTGCTGTCCCGTCAGGTAGGCGTTCCGTACATCGTGGTTTTCCTGAACAAGGCTGACCTGGTAGACGACGCAGAGCTGCTGGAACTGGTTGAGATGGAAGTTCGCGACCTGCTCAGCACTTACGACTTCCCAGGTGACGACACTCCGATCATCATCGGTTCTGCTCGTATGGCTCTGGAAGGCAACGACGAAAACGAAATGGGCACCACTGCCGTTCGTAAACTGGTTGAAACTCTGGACAGCTACATCCCAGAGCCAGTTCGTCTGACCGACAAGCCGTTCCTGATGCCAATCGAAGACGTATTCTCGATCTCGGGTCGTGGTACTGTTGTGACTGGTCGTATCGAGCGCGGTATCGTTCGCGTTCAGGATCCACTGGAAATCGTTGGTCTGCGTGACACCACCGTCACCACCTGCACCGGTGTTGAAATGTTCCGCAAACTGCTCGACGAAGGTCGTGCTGGCGAGAACTGCGGCGTTCTGCTGCGTGGTACCAAGCGTGACGACGTTGAGCGTGGCCAGGTTCTGGTTAAGCCGGGTTCGGTTAAGCCGCACACCAAGTTCACCGCAGAAGTTTACGTTCTGAGCAAGGAAGAAGGCGGTCGTCATACTCCGTTCTTCAAAGGCTACCGTCCACAGTTCTACTTCCGTACTACTGACGTGACTGGTAACTGCGAGCTGCCAGAAGGCGTTGAAATGGTAATGCCAGGTGACAACATTCAGATGACTGTTACCCTGATCAAAACCATCGCAATGGAAGACGGTCTGCGTTTCGCTATCCGTGAAGGCGGTCGTACCGTCGGCGCTGGCGTCGTAGCCAAAATCATCGAGTAA
- the rpsJ gene encoding 30S ribosomal protein S10 has translation MQNQQIRIRLKAFDHRLIDQSTQEIVETAKRTGAQVRGPIPLPTRKERFTVLVSPHVNKDARDQYEIRTHKRVLDIVQPTDKTVDALMKLDLAAGVEVQISLG, from the coding sequence ATGCAAAATCAGCAAATCCGTATCAGGTTGAAGGCTTTTGACCATCGCCTGATCGACCAATCCACCCAGGAAATCGTGGAAACCGCGAAACGTACTGGTGCTCAAGTGCGTGGTCCAATTCCACTGCCTACCCGTAAAGAGCGGTTCACCGTTCTGGTCTCCCCGCACGTCAACAAAGACGCGCGTGACCAGTACGAGATCCGTACTCATAAGCGCGTTCTGGACATCGTCCAGCCAACGGATAAAACCGTTGATGCTCTTATGAAGCTTGATCTTGCGGCCGGTGTGGAAGTGCAGATCAGCCTCGGCTAA
- the rplB gene encoding 50S ribosomal protein L2: MAIVKCKPTSPGRRHVVKVVNQELHKGAPHAPLLEKKSKSGGRNNNGRITTRHIGGGHKQHYRLVDFRRNDKDGIPATVERIEYDPNRTAHIALMLYADGERRYIIAPKGVNAGDQLISGALAPIKPGNQLQLRSIPVGSTVHGIELKPGKGAQIARSAGASAQLIAREGVYVTLRLRSGEMRKVLAECRATLGEVSNSEHSLRSLGKAGAKRWRGVRPTVRGVAMNPVDHPHGGGEGRTSGGRHPVSPWGFPTKGAKTRGNKRTDKMIVRRRK, from the coding sequence ATGGCAATCGTTAAATGCAAACCGACTTCCCCTGGCCGCCGTCATGTGGTCAAGGTGGTCAACCAGGAGCTGCATAAAGGCGCTCCTCACGCACCGCTGCTCGAGAAGAAATCGAAGTCTGGTGGTCGTAACAACAATGGTCGTATTACCACTCGTCACATCGGTGGTGGCCATAAGCAGCATTATCGTCTGGTCGATTTCCGTCGCAACGACAAAGATGGCATTCCAGCCACTGTCGAGCGTATCGAATACGATCCAAACCGTACTGCTCACATTGCTCTTATGTTGTACGCAGACGGCGAACGCCGTTACATCATCGCCCCTAAAGGCGTGAACGCTGGTGACCAGCTGATTTCGGGTGCTTTGGCTCCGATCAAGCCGGGCAACCAGTTGCAACTGCGCAGCATTCCAGTTGGTAGTACCGTACACGGCATCGAATTGAAGCCAGGTAAAGGCGCGCAAATCGCTCGTTCCGCTGGTGCTTCGGCTCAGCTGATCGCTCGTGAAGGTGTCTATGTGACCCTGCGTCTGCGTTCTGGTGAGATGCGTAAAGTGCTGGCTGAATGCCGCGCGACCCTGGGTGAAGTCTCGAACTCCGAGCACAGCCTGCGTTCGCTGGGTAAAGCTGGTGCCAAACGCTGGCGTGGCGTTCGCCCAACCGTTCGTGGTGTTGCCATGAACCCGGTTGACCACCCACATGGTGGTGGTGAAGGTCGTACCTCTGGTGGTCGTCATCCGGTATCGCCATGGGGCTTCCCGACTAAGGGCGCGAAGACTCGTGGTAATAAGCGTACCGACAAAATGATCGTCCGTCGTCGCAAGTAA